The genomic region GCTTCAGGCCTGACAATGACCTTATATTTCATTGTCTGTTCAATATTCTTTTATAAACATCTTCCCATGGAGAACCTAAATCAGGGTTTCTATGATAAGCCTCCAATCGTTCATCAATTATCCTTTTCTCATCTTCTGTTAATTCAATAGCCTCAGCTTCTGTGGCTATTGTATCCCAAATATCTTCTACCAGTTGGATTCTTTCAGGTATTGACAATGCAATAGTATCTGTTGCTGTTATCTTCTTCATGGTTATACCCCCTTGCTTTATTTGTTTTGCATCTGCTATCTATTTTAACCTATTTTAGCTAAAATTTACAAATCTTTCATACACCTCTTATTTCTATGTTGTCGAACTGGCCTGCCTGTATTTG from Nitrospirota bacterium harbors:
- a CDS encoding addiction module protein → MKKITATDTIALSIPERIQLVEDIWDTIATEAEAIELTEDEKRIIDERLEAYHRNPDLGSPWEDVYKRILNRQ